Sequence from the Actinomyces slackii genome:
ACCATGCAGTGACCCCCGCCTCATCGACGGGGGTCACTGCATTGATCCACTAATGGTCCGTGATGGCGCGCACGACGCTCAGGCCTGCGAGCGCCTGGCGCGGGCCAGGAGGAGTGCTCCAGCCAGCGCGGCGATGAGAGCCGCGGCACCGATCCCAGCCGCCTGGGCGCCCGTGCGGGCCAGCGAGGCGCCCGGCATCGGCGACGACGACGCCGTGGGCGCGCCAGGCCCAGCGGGCACAGCCGAGGCCGGAGTCCTCGCGGCGCCCCCTGAGGTGGAGGTGGCCTCAGGAGTGGGAGTCGGCTCTGAGGGCTCGGGCGACGGGCTCGGCGCCTCGGTGGGCTCCACGGACGCGGAGGGCTCCCCGGTGGGCACCGGGGACAGGCTGGGCTCCTCGGTCGGCTCCGGCGACGGGCTGGGCTCCTCGGTCGGCTCCGGCGACGGGCTGGGCTCCTCGGTCGGCTCCGGCGACGGGCTGGGCTCCTCGGTCGGCGACGGCGAGGGGCTGGGCTCCTCGGTCGGCGACGGCGACGGGCTGGGCTCCTCGGTCGGCGACGGCGAGGGGCTGGGCTCCTCGGTCGGCGACGGCGAGGGGCTGGGCTCCTCAGTGGGCTCCGGCGTCGGGCTCGGCTCCTCAGTGGGCTCCGGCGTCGGGCTCGGCGTCGGGGACGGGCTCGGCTCCGGAGTGGGAACCGGGGCGTAGGCGTTGGTGAAGCTCGCGGCCACCGCCTGGTCAGCGGTGTCGATGGTGATCGTCTGCGGCTGGGGCGGGGTGAGGGTGTAGCCCTCGATCGCGGCCGCGTCGGCATCCTCGGTGATCGTGCAGGAGGTGCCCACCGGGAAGGTCTCGCCGACCTCGACGGCCGTGCCATCGCCCTTGGCGGTGATGGAGCCGGTCTGCGAACCACAGGTGTAGGAGAAGACGAAGTCCTTGTCCCCAGCCTCAACACCGGTGACCGTCTTGGACACGGAGAAGGTTCCCTGCATGACGATCGTCGCGGTATTGGTCAGGCTCACCGCGGTGGAGGCCTGGTCGGCGATGACAAAACTGGCGCTCTCAGTCCGCGCGCCACTGCCGCCCACGACGAAGGCCGGGGCGCCCCAGGAGTACCCGCTGGCGGCGGGATCGGCTGAGGCCACATCCTCGGTCAGCGTCACCTTGGTGCCCTGGGGGAAGGTCCCCATGTAGGGATTCCTCTTGCCCACGGTGACGGGGAAGGTGGTCGAGCCGGTCACGCCATCGGCCCCCAGAGTGCCCGGTGCCGACCAGTCGGGGTATTCGGAGGCCGCCTTGGGCAGCACATAGTTCACCGTGACATCGAAGGTGGTGCCGGGCCTCAGGCTGGCGACGGCGTTGCCGGCCACCAGCTTGGTGACCTCGAAACCGCCGAACCCAGGGGCCTTCTCCACCGTCACCCCGGCCGCATCCACATAGTTGCGCACCCCGGAGGCCGACGTCGTCGTGCCGTCGACGCCCGCGGTGTTCGAGTAGCTGGCGCCGGGGATCGGGGTCCCGGCCTCGGTGGTGAAGGTGACCGGGTAGATGACCCGGTAGTTGGTCGAGGCGGCAAAAGGACCGGTGATCGTGATGGTCGCCTCCCGGCCATTGAGCTCGACGCCCAGGTCGAAGTCGCCGTAGGCCAGCGTGAGGTCCCGCCCATTGGCATTGGTCAGGGTCACGCCCCTGGAGTTCGGCTCGGCCGCGCTGTTGCGCATCATGAAGGTCCAGCGCGACAGGTCGGTGGAGAAGGCCTGTCCCTCGCCCAGCGTGTCAGTCAGGGTGATGGTCTGGCGGGTGGTGCCGTCCAGGGCGAGCGGCTCGCCGTCGACGTCGAGCTGCCGGCTGATGTAGCTCGAGCCGAAGGAGACCTCCCAGATCATCGACGTCGAGGTTGCGGTGATGAGAGTGGCGTTCTTCGTCATCCCGACCTCACGGAAGCCAGGGACGCCGATGGGACTGCCGGCAGGCAGGGTGACGGACCGGGCGGTGCCGTTGGCGTTGAAGCTGGAGGTGTTGGTGACCGTTCCCGACATGGCCCTGAGCAGGATGAAGCCCGAGCCCTTGAAGCCGTCGAAGCCCTCGGCCTTGAGCTCATCGACCTTGCTGCTGAAGGTGCAGGTGAAGGCGGTGGACGTCGTGGTGCACGACCCCACCTCGACCATCGTGCCCGAGCCCTGGGGGTACTCGACCTGCACGGGGAAGGTCTGGGTGGTGACCAGGATATTGAACTCGCTGGGAAGCCCCACGGTGAAGGAGTCGCCGGAGCTCAGATCAGCCGAGGAGGCGTCCCAGGTGAAGCTCAGCTTGGCGATTTCGGTGATATTGAGGACGCCCGGCTGGGAGATGCCGTTGGCATCCACCTTCTCCAGGGAGAGGCGATCCACGACTATCTGAGAATTCGGCGCGGCCTGAGCCGGTAGAGGGGAGCCCGCGACAAT
This genomic interval carries:
- a CDS encoding DUF7926 domain-containing protein, producing MPTSTIVAARRSSRALPAMALAVILATLSIVAGSPLPAQAAPNSQIVVDRLSLEKVDANGISQPGVLNITEIAKLSFTWDASSADLSSGDSFTVGLPSEFNILVTTQTFPVQVEYPQGSGTMVEVGSCTTTSTAFTCTFSSKVDELKAEGFDGFKGSGFILLRAMSGTVTNTSSFNANGTARSVTLPAGSPIGVPGFREVGMTKNATLITATSTSMIWEVSFGSSYISRQLDVDGEPLALDGTTRQTITLTDTLGEGQAFSTDLSRWTFMMRNSAAEPNSRGVTLTNANGRDLTLAYGDFDLGVELNGREATITITGPFAASTNYRVIYPVTFTTEAGTPIPGASYSNTAGVDGTTTSASGVRNYVDAAGVTVEKAPGFGGFEVTKLVAGNAVASLRPGTTFDVTVNYVLPKAASEYPDWSAPGTLGADGVTGSTTFPVTVGKRNPYMGTFPQGTKVTLTEDVASADPAASGYSWGAPAFVVGGSGARTESASFVIADQASTAVSLTNTATIVMQGTFSVSKTVTGVEAGDKDFVFSYTCGSQTGSITAKGDGTAVEVGETFPVGTSCTITEDADAAAIEGYTLTPPQPQTITIDTADQAVAASFTNAYAPVPTPEPSPSPTPSPTPEPTEEPSPTPEPTEEPSPSPSPTEEPSPSPSPTEEPSPSPSPTEEPSPSPSPTEEPSPSPEPTEEPSPSPEPTEEPSPSPEPTEEPSLSPVPTGEPSASVEPTEAPSPSPEPSEPTPTPEATSTSGGAARTPASAVPAGPGAPTASSSPMPGASLARTGAQAAGIGAAALIAALAGALLLARARRSQA